The DNA segment ATTGTTCCTGTACTTAGTGAtcatttgaaaagtaaatttttatgaaaagttctttccttccattttttttttaatatactaacTACTGTTTCTCTCTTCAACCTGAAAAACAGTAAGTAGACTCAAAAGTTTTATTGCCTTAGATCAGCTCTCCAATAAACACCACCAGTAGTCTTAAACTCAGAATTTTTGTAGTATTCTGAGATACATTTAGATTAAGTTTTGGTTAACTGAATATTATAGTTCTTATTATGACAAACACAATTCAGAGgatcttttaaatgtttgtctttACAGCTGAACTCTGGCTTCTGAAAAATGATACAACACCAATTTTGAAGGTTCAGTTAAAGAAGTTGTTCATAGCCATTATACTTAGGAATTAGGTTATTCTGAAATCACTTTCTTCCCCTTTGTCAAATGATTATTACTGGGTGGGGGCTGAGGTAAGGGAGGGGGGAATAGATACATAATGTTAGCTCTTGCTTTAGATGTTGATATTGCTGCATATAATTCTTATGCATGTATTCATTATCCTTCAAATTGTATAATTTCTGTAACTGACTCAGCCGCAGTATACTCACTGAATCTTCCTTGTAGCACTGCTTATCCTTACCAATACCTAATATTTGGCACTTAGAATATGTTATCTTACGTAGGAAGACAACAGCTGTGTGGAAAGCTTAGTAATGACCCTGAATGGCGAATTCTTCCAAAGACCTCAGAGTTTGGTCTTTTTAGTGCTGATGCTTATAAAAACCACTTGGAATATAAATCTTTATAAAATGCCTTTAgcgctttcctgtttcttaagcAGACTGCACTGAACATTATTATTTTGGACTCAGGGTCATAAttataaactgtattttaatttgctgTCACCTCAGACACTCTTCAAGAACATACAACTCTGCTCCTCAACTAAATGACTAAATCAACTAAACTTATTCGGCTCTTGGAGATCTTCACACATGCATACACcctgctgccttccctcctctttATCTGTGCTtctgctgtttcctctttctAAAATAGTCCCCTCAGTTTGTATCCTCTCTCATGCTAGTATGTTTTTATGTACATATACTCATTCTCTATTCGCTCTGTATAGAAAGTCTCATCTCTCCAAGTATCAATTGTCACATCTTGATGCTATAATTTTACTTACTTCTAGCACCCTTACCTTAACTGATTTGAATCTTTTAATACATTCTGTTCTGAGGGGGAAAATAAACCAACCTCATTAGAATATTTAGTGAAGTAGAATAGTCTATTCTCTAATAGTTTGTAGTGGCTGAAAAACTCTCATGTGTCAGGATAAGAACTGTTTTGGCTGTTCATTGGCCTTTCTGGTTGTCAGTTTATTTCCCTTAGGTTAAATaagtcagggtttttttttaatgcatatattttttattcctaaCTAGATTGTCAGTAGAtataatcttttttgtttgttgtataTTATATCTCCAGTGTCTTTCCtagtactttgaatatatcagtTACAATTAATGTTTTTTGATGGTAATTGTATTGGTGAACTAATACTGTGAATGTCTGAGTTATGTTGTCCCAAATTTAGAGACCAGTTTATTAAATCATGTAGTATGTGATTTTCTTGAACAAGGGTTgggaaactttttcttaaagggtcAGATAGTCAATATTTTCAGCTTCATAAGCCAtaaggtctctgtcacaactacttaactctgctgttgtagcatgtAAACAGCCACGGATGACATGTAAATGAATCAGAGTGTGACAGGGTTCCAATAATAGCTTATTTGCAAAAACAGTGATTATTTTCATGACAGTGGAGTTTTACTGTTTTGATCTTTAACTCATACAGTTTGCTATATGGAACACATTAAGATTTTGTCAAATCCATTTAGCATGACCTGACCTTTTCAGAAACTTAGCTGTGTTTATTCTAGAATAGGAGTTGGCAGCTTGTCAGAAATGATCTGCTAAAATTATGACCCCTGTACTTCTCACATTACACCTTGGGTGTAGGAAGTGAGATATTAAAGCTGATTGttcttttatacttaaaataggGCTTAAAAGCCCAGAAAACgtcttttttcaaaattctcttccTAATGTCAAAAACTTTGCACGTTGTCACGTAACCTGAAATCCTGAGATCCAAATGATTATAAAcatcttttataaaaatgtcCTTGCGGAGGTTAAAGGAATAAGATTGACTATTTATACCTTAAACTGAATTACCTGAAGCAGATTGCAGCCCTCGTTACACCTGGCTGAAATCAGTACACAAGGGGATGTTATTGATATGAAAGAAGTCCGCCAAGAAATGATTAGaaagtttttggggtttttttccccctcctaggGGTGGGGTGAATGAGGAATGTAGGAGGAAAGGAAATAGTGAGAAGAATACAGATGGAAAAGCCTTTTCTGTTTACAGCCAGTGGGTGACATTAGGCTACTGGAGACCATGAAAAAGGAATGTTTGAGAATTTAGTACCTTCCCCCTTCTCTTGTAAGTGAAGCtttgactatttaaaaatgttctttcacTCCAGCCCTCAACTGACTACCTAAGTATTGGAAGGTAAGAGGGCAAAATGGTTAAATCACTGGTACGTGTGAGTTGTgagaagtaaaaaattaaataaataacctttTTAACTATTGCTGAAAATTTGCCACCTGCTGCCTTTTGCAAATTTGTTAAGAGATGCCAACCCCTGTTCTGGAGGCTCCTTAATAGTGAAATGCAAGAATCCAGATTTTTAGATGTGATCTACCTTGATCCCTTGGTTTCAGGAAAGAATCACTTTTAAGTCAAACTTTAAACATATATTGGTTAAATACTGAATTATAGAACTAGTTTATATATTATGTCATTTGCAGgtaaaaatggttttcctttcttgtttttatccattcttGCAGCTTTAAAAGTTACATATCATTAGGCCTATAGAGTTGTGACTCCAGACTTATGACTATTAACTGTAGCTGTATCTCATTTTGAaatcttattttgtttacttcaGCATACCTCATCTCAGAACTAGAAGCTGCCAGAATGCTCTGTGTGAATACTCCTCCAAAAAAAGCTCAAGAAGGAGGCGGTAGTGAGGTCTTTCAAGAGTTGAAAGGCATATGTATTGCTCTAGGAATGTCCAAACCTCCAGCCAATATAACTATGTTCCAATTCTTCAGCGGGattgaaaaaaaagtaagaccTTTAGTACCAAATTGTGGTATATTAAAGGCATAGTCCTACAATTGTTTGAAATAAAGCAAGTTATTTTCTCTTAATGGGAACCTAATGTGCATATTATTAAGTGGTTGTTTCTGAGTTTGGGGTTTTAAATCCTAGATACCTTAAAGAGAAATTggtatttttactaattttttttttaacattttagcatgtttctttttcagaaaagaaactacattttgatttataaactgaaataAGCTAGatataatgtaaaaaaataaggacttaagtccttttaaaaattattttatcattgaaATTTGATGCaattaattttaaagtctttatcaTTAAATGTTACCACTATTCTCCCCATTGACTGGACAGAAAAGGATgttaatgttttgtaattttaatcCAGTCACTTACATGTTTCAATTGGCAAACTAAATATGTTGACTGCTAATATAATCTAGTATGTGAAAATAAGTCACAGTTATTTTTATACCACATGTTATCAACAATTAAGGTTTTTTACATAATTGATTAGGAACAAGgaattttcatgaaaaattaatgaaaagaagAGAATGATATCTGTTATAGCAGAGTCATTCTCTATATGCATATCTGCTGGACTCTTAAGAATTGGTACATTCCCATTGCGGGGTAGATGGACGTCATGATGCACAAATTTGGCTGAACTCTACAGGGGAGCAGCAATGTATCCATAGTCcatatttttctgtgtgttcattcattcattcagcaaatacacaTTGAGTGCCCACTgttgtcaggcactgttctaggtgcagTGAAGGACTCATGCTTCATAGGCACATGAGGAGTGGGACAAGTGAGTGTCTTTATCATGTGGGTCCTGTACATTTCAAAACATCCTCCACCTTTGCCTCTGTCAGGAATCTTCTTTTGATGGCAGGATATGATGGGAATTGGGAAGATGAGGAGGATGTGTTTTACTTttagatttgtttattcattcatttattttttgtgtcaGTTAAAGGAAACATTAGCAAAAGTTCCACCTAAtcatgtgggaaagcctttattGAAGAAGCCAATGGGACCGGCCCACTGGGTGAGTAGTGATCATCCTGAGTAAACTTTGTAAGGAACCATCTACCTATCTCAGGATATTTATGTTTGTgcttttcaatttatattttctaatatgtgGTTTCCTAGGTGGACATCCTTAGAATCATATTTGTAAATCTTAAGATTTATccagaataattttatttgtgtaagattggaaacatttatttcataatttataaatatttcacacagctgattaaaataaattgaagttCAGTATGATGCATGTTTCTAATTGCCAAATGGGTTGCCTTCAGGCCAAAAACTTCACTGGGCTGAGCTTTACACAGTAAATTATGGGAAAGCTAAATGAGAGTTTTGTACTTTACATGTTCTTTATTATGTTTTAAGACAAGGTTGTTATGCCTattgtttcacttttttattatatttattaaataacctAATTTATTTTGTGGTAAGTGCTGGGGATTCAGTTATGAATGAAACAGATACAGTTTCTGCCCTTTTGGAGTGGAGGGTCAAACAGATTTAAATTCTAActggtcttttttattttgtttcaggaAAAGATAGAAGCAATTAACCAAGCTGTAGCCAATGAATATGAAGTTCGGAGAAAGCTGCTAATAAAACGTTTGGATGTCACTGTCCAGTCTTTTGGCTGGTCTGACAGAGCTAAGGTacacattaaataatttaaaagagcaGTGTATTTATAGACATGATCCTTAAACTTCCTAGCACAGTTTAGGTACAGTAGAGACTGTAAGAGAAATACATTGGAGGTACACATAGGAATTTTTCTTTAGTGAGTTACTGAGTGGCAATTCTTTCAGCCATTTAGcactaatgaaaacatttttcaacttttaaatatttttcaatgaagCTGTATGTTATAAGCCCTACTGGAAGTACCCATATgtgagaaaaggagagagtatctgaaaattactaaaaatgatgaattttaaattatttgtttactATACGTTAAGCTAACAGtttaatttgttaattaaataaattaattatattagAAATACTGGATTTAGTAAGACCAAATATTATGATCCATTTATAGAAAATTGAGGAATCTGGTaagacttcattttatttcagctCAAATGAGATAATCCAGGTAAAGGCTTGGTCATTTCAACAGGTGCTTATTAAATATCTACTATATCATCAGTAAGTGGGGATTAATTGGCACAATTGATTAATTTGACTTTTCTTGGAACCCTGAAATGGTACTAATTCTTGAATTTATGTGGAGGTCGGTCTAGATATGTTAACATTAGATATTCTTTTAATAGTAACTTCATTTTTTGAAAGTAGATTTTCCTCAGAATTTTAGTTAATTGACTGAGAAATAGTTCAACTATCTTTCTAATATGTTAGTTTCACCTAAAATCTTTAAACCATACCATAGTCCTGTTTGACTACTAATTGATCGAGTAGATAATTTATTGAGTTGTAATATTTTACTGTTGGGAAGGAGTCTTAGAGGTCAGTCTTAACTTCCCTAAAAAATTTTGCACCTAAAAAAATGGAGACCCAGATAAATGGAAGTCTTTGCCTAAGATCTCACAGTAACATGAGGAGTAAATTGTTCTCTTCTTGGACTGTTGTTGAGGAAATAGCAGTCTTTTcttaaattgtttttgaaaaaaaacaatCGTTTCACTCTTGGCATAGTACACATATTTCAAAAACAGTAATCTGCACCTCTCAGCTAGAAAAGCATGTAGTGATTGATGGATGTGCATTGACCCCAAGGCATTAACACTGTGGATCTGGTCTTGACATTGCCATTAATGGACTTCACTTCTGAGGTCCTGATGCAGTATGTCTGAGCTTGTGTTTACTCTCCTCATTtttgacatctttaaaatttcatgttcAATCTAGGTGATATTTAAGATCCTTTGGAACTATAATACACAATGattctacaaaatagattaaCATATTGGAGCTGATAAGAAAGGACTACGAATTACTTAACTTGcacaagtttattttttgtttcatttaatggAATTTATGTAGTGATATCTCACTTTCAAACTTCATTTCAAATCACTGTATAGAAATTACTTCAATACGCACAACATGAACTTTTGTTTCATATAAGGAGATTTACGTACTTACATCTCACTTTGAAATtgcattttaaatcagttttatttgAAACATATATGAAACTATTTTCTCTGATGTCTTTGTTTCTATTCATCAAACATTGAACATTTATTGTAGGTACAAAAgtgactgaaagaaaaagaaatataagacatTCAGGAAACATTCCTCAGACAAGCCATGGAATGGCAATCTCTTTAGTCTTTTAATcattaaagaagatttttaaaaataaaaagtcactgATCATCCCATTGTCTTAACCAcaatacttattttcatttttagtattATCTTTCTTACTTTGTCCACGTATACAATCATAGTAAACATACCTTTTTACATCCTGTTTTTTCAGATAATACAATTTAAACATTTATCATCAGTATTTGAGTACCTGCATATAACTGACAgactaaaaacaaatattttttgttctttctattCTCCTGGGTATTGTAGTTATAACTGTTGCTTCTAAAATTTAGTAGCTAAGAGTTTGTTAATCATTTCCCCAAATTTAGgttactttaatttgcatttattgatTCCTGTCTGGaaaacatgttttatatttattagaactttattttctcttgtctGAACTTCTTTATATCCTTTGTTCTTTCATCTTTTGTGGTCTTatgtttaaaatgcattaaatttaCTTCTACTAAATGGTTAAAGTAGactcttttttcctatttattatttataacagaGGAAAGTACTATGTGGGGAGTCATTTTTGCAAAAATATCATGTTGACAATGTAGTTCAGATTAGTCACAGCTAACTTTTTTTATCTCACAGTAAGCAGGtgggaaaattaaaaagcaaaattgttGAAATGGATTTACattcttatatttaaatagataaaatgaaGATGTTTGATCTGAGACCAATGGTACGGGGAATGTTTTTAGTCCCGCAGTCTTAAAGGGAAGCCCCTCTATCCTCCTCCCCTACTCCCAACATACAGCTGTATCAGCAAGTCTGACAGCTGTGCTCTTAAGGTAATAATTGACTAGATAGGAGCAGTGGTGAGTATGTAACTTTTTCTCTCATCTGGAGCCTAGTAGATATTCTCATCAGACATTTTGGAAATCCTTAACTTACTGTTTCTATGTCATCTTGAAAATTGATattctttgaacattttctttcGACAGAGTCAGACAGAAAAATTAGCGAAGGTTTACCAGCCGAAACGCTCAGTCTTATCTCCCAAAAGTACTATTTCTGTTGCACACCTTTTGGCCGCAAGACAAGACTTGTCAAAGATTTTAAGGACAAGCAGCGGCTCCATAAGAGAAAAGACTGCCTGTGCCATCAATAAGGTGATTGGAgtacctttaattttctttcagatacatttatttttgtttataaagtgaaataatttaaaatgtctttcttatCCCATAGGTATTGATGGGCAGAGTGCCTGACAGAGGAGGTAGACCCAATGAAATTGAACCTCCACCCCCAGAGATGCCACCATGGCAGAAAAGGCAAGATGGCCCCCAGCAGCAAGCAGGAGGccgaggaggagggagaggtggttATGAACATTCCTCATATGGAGGACGAGGAGGTCATGaacaaggaggagggagaggtggacgCGGTGGCTATGACCATGGTGGccgagggggaggaagaggaaataagCATCAAGGAGGCTGGACAGATGgagggagtggaggaggaggtggctaccAAGATGGTGGTTATCGAGATGCGGGTTTCCAGCCAGGTGGCTATCACGGTGGCCACAGTGGTGGCTATCAAGGTGGTGGTTATAGTGGTGGCTTCCAAGCGTCTACATATACTGGAAGTGGATACCAGGGTGGTGGATATCAGCAGGACAATAGATACCAAGATGGTGGGCACCACAGTGATCGAGGCAGTGGTCGTGGAGGGAGAGGTGGTCGCGGAGGCCGAGGGGGTCGTGCAGGTcagggaggaggttggggaggaagagggagccagaATTATCACCAGGGGGGACAGTTTGAACAGCACTTCCAGCATGGGGGTTATCAGTATAATCATTCTGGATTTGGACAGGGAAGACATTATACTAGTTGAGGCTACAGAACCTTACATTTTGCTAGAGC comes from the Camelus dromedarius isolate mCamDro1 chromosome 15, mCamDro1.pat, whole genome shotgun sequence genome and includes:
- the FAM98A gene encoding protein FAM98A, with the translated sequence MECDLMETDILESLEDLGYKGPLLEDGALSQAVSAGANSPEFTKLCAWLVSELRVLCKLEENVQATNSPSEAEEFQLEVSGLLGEMNCPYLSLTSGDVTKRLLIQKNCLLLLTYLISELEAARMLCVNTPPKKAQEGGGSEVFQELKGICIALGMSKPPANITMFQFFSGIEKKLKETLAKVPPNHVGKPLLKKPMGPAHWEKIEAINQAVANEYEVRRKLLIKRLDVTVQSFGWSDRAKSQTEKLAKVYQPKRSVLSPKSTISVAHLLAARQDLSKILRTSSGSIREKTACAINKVLMGRVPDRGGRPNEIEPPPPEMPPWQKRQDGPQQQAGGRGGGRGGYEHSSYGGRGGHEQGGGRGGRGGYDHGGRGGGRGNKHQGGWTDGGSGGGGGYQDGGYRDAGFQPGGYHGGHSGGYQGGGYSGGFQASTYTGSGYQGGGYQQDNRYQDGGHHSDRGSGRGGRGGRGGRGGRAGQGGGWGGRGSQNYHQGGQFEQHFQHGGYQYNHSGFGQGRHYTS